One Primulina tabacum isolate GXHZ01 chromosome 10, ASM2559414v2, whole genome shotgun sequence DNA segment encodes these proteins:
- the LOC142505787 gene encoding fra a 1-associated protein-like produces the protein MGWVWKDHDSEFNSSNSGEDSKFPSAVVGESDGSGDRCATRKVVTSRCRTEEVEPGKFIRKCNNTEQIFKDCIGRPSEVVESIEEYVEEDVTDKMAKGQFSLDSGDPRPLSSSYFPGLRGDIEAIERNFFGGIGRFLEAAEEMKNEFFNSVGFPPIYDDNSSSSRKKHGIHIESNPGATAQTKKTSGEGIDLSGLAKDV, from the exons ATGGGTTGGGTGTGGAAAGATCACGATTCAGAATTTAATTCTTCCAACTCCGGTGAAGACAGCAAGTTTCCCAGTGCGGTGGTCGGTGAAAGTGACGGTAGCGGAGACCGCTGCGCTACCCGTAAGGTCGTGACGTCTCGGTGCCGCACGGAGGAAGTGGAGCCTGGAAAATTCATCCGCAAGTGCAATAACACCGAGCAGATTTTCAAAGATTGCATCGGGAG GCCCAGTGAGGTGGTTGAATCTATTGAAGAATACGTCGAGGAAGATGTCACAGACAAAATGGCTAAAGGGCAATTCTCTTTAGACTCGGGAGATCCCAGACCTCTATCGAGCTCTTATTTCCCTGGGCTACGTGGTGATATTGAAGCCATTGAACGTAATTTCTTTGGTGGCATTGGTCGATTTTTGGAGGCAGCTGAAGAAATGAAGAATGAGTTCTTCAATTCAGTTGGGTTTCCTCCTATATATGATGATAATTCTTCATCATCACGCAAGAAGCATGGAATTCATATTGAAAGCAATCCTGGCGCCACAGctcaaaccaagaaaacttctGGTGAAGGGATCGATCTCTCTGGTTTAGCTAAAGATGTTTGA